In Hyperolius riggenbachi isolate aHypRig1 chromosome 1, aHypRig1.pri, whole genome shotgun sequence, the genomic window ctatttggctgcagtagtgtctgaacaccagaaacaagcatgcagttaatcttctccgatctgacaatatcagaaacaccagatatgctgcatgcttgttcagagtctatggctaaaagtattagaggcagaggatcagacggACAGccaaggaactggtattgcttcaaaggaaataaatatggcagcctccacatacctctcacttcagtgtttttttttttgtttttttttttaaaggctttCCACACTAAGCAGGACGACAGCCACAAGAAACCTATTTCGCTTTTGTGGGGTAGGTTTAGAGCAGTAGttatcaaactaaggcctgcgggccgaatgcggccctgaGGCTTTTCACCAGCCCCCTTGCTCTCAAAATGTATTCCTTATAGATGCAGTTCACTGCATCTCTAAATATTGTcagcctgcatatagaatagcagtgctggcaccacccatccacacagcaagtgcagatagtataccCTAGTGATAAGCAaaaatgccaatttttttttcgcatgagttttcatgaaaataatgttaaattctatTACTTAGTGAAAATTCCAGCGAAAATGTTTGTTATTTTTACGCTTTCTGTACTTTTTGCAGCAAAAATATCTAATTTTTGAAGTAAAAATTGTTGCGGTAAATTTTTCTGTGTTGAAGTACAAATATCGATtttttaatgttaaaaatagcgatTTTCTAAGTTTTTGCGGAAaccgcaaaaaaacaaaaaagcctgTTATTGTGAAAATTTCTTGAAATTAAAAATAGCATGTTCGATGTGGAAATGACTGatgaaaattcacaagcaacactggtaacaggtaatagtttatactttctaggttcaatgtaatttttttttacatcatttcAAGTATACTCAGGCCCCCCAGCAGCCTGACGTATGTTGActtggcccttgaccgaaaaagtttgaggACCGCTGGTTTAGAGGGACCCAGGAGCTTCCCACTGAGGTAAGTTTTCAGGTTTGAAGATTGTGCCATTGCTGACTCTGGAATGCTAACTTATGCTAGGGTCAGATGCCGCTTGGCTGGACAAAACAGTAGTCAGCTATCCAGCCTCCTCCTATATCTGCAAATCACCCAAAGTGCAGAAAACCATGTTTGTGCTtggtttttattttcaaaatcaaaGTTAAATATAgtagaacataaaaaaaaaaaaaaaaaaaaaaaaagtggtcttCAGAGATAAACCCCGATAAAATGCATCCCTCAATGAAGACatgaggtttgtttttttttgcgcaCATGATTTGCATTAGCAGGAAGAACCCTATTGTTTTCCACAGTGCTAGTGTCTCTACCAAGTGTGTGCAGCCCACCGCCTTTGGACTGCTGTAGTGTTCTAGTGCTGGTCAAGGAAACACtaataattctgacttgcatgTAAGTGCAATGCACACTGTACGCAGCTTTTAATAGGCCCAATCAGAACTGGTAGTAATCACTTTACTGACCCAATTTCAAACTGCAAGTAATTTGCACCCGCTCTGCTCATCAGTTCCTGTttagagtgtccttgctgtagctCTTCAAAGATCTACATAATGGCAATTTTTCATACGTTACAGATAACTTACCACATTGTTTAGGGTGTTGTAATCCTGTAATGGAACTTTACATTCCTGAGTCTTTTGTGATCCACCCATCATAGCTCGGATTGCAGAAGATGGATGAAATTGCTGagtcttaaaataaaaaaaacacaacacacatAAAACATGATATACAACTTTGTTTACAAGGCATTTCAACTGTGCACACATTGAATAAGGAGTTCTTACCCTAAGTATTTTGTAGCCACTCCTCTTTTTGAAATACCAACAGCCGATTATTAGAACAAGGGCAATTACAAGGACAAGAATGGCAATTCCAGCGGTCCTAGCAAATATAATTAAAAGATTTATAATTATGGATTGTGTTACCTTTTACTGATAATCTCCAGATATATACAGGCAACACTATCTAAAGATACAGTTCTTATTTTCACTTGCTTGGGAACAAaacgggctctattcataaaaaacttgtggcgtaaatacttgtagaggtaaaataccgcagcgatATTttccacttctgggtggtcattcaaaaaaatcttgccagctgcgatgcaagagcagagatctcccgctgaaggct contains:
- the MLANA gene encoding melanoma antigen recognized by T-cells 1, producing MPHSDSSRGGLGAYSSGRGGPHRLSGEETAGIAILVLVIALVLIIGCWYFKKRSGYKILRTQQFHPSSAIRAMMGGSQKTQECKVPLQDYNTLNNVIPGAPPAYEKVSAENQPPPYTP